From Vreelandella neptunia, the proteins below share one genomic window:
- a CDS encoding SDR family oxidoreductase translates to MQHRVLLITGASSGIGAATARAAAREGYKLVLAARSSDKLTALAQELGPENVLTCGLDVTNMEQQQAMVEQALETFGRLDGIFANAGRGGSPGGFSEADHEAWREMILTNIYGVGLTIQACLPALKRSKGHVLLTGSAAGRTTIPGSMYSATKWAVTGIGYNLREELRGTGMRVTLIEPGMVDTPFFDEPPAHALEDRDIANAVVYALAQPAHVDVNEILIRPTPPLE, encoded by the coding sequence ATGCAACACCGCGTGCTATTAATCACCGGCGCATCTAGCGGTATTGGCGCAGCCACCGCCCGTGCAGCCGCGCGTGAAGGCTATAAGTTAGTACTCGCTGCACGTTCTAGCGACAAGCTCACCGCACTGGCGCAAGAGCTAGGGCCGGAAAACGTGCTGACCTGCGGGCTGGACGTGACCAATATGGAACAGCAGCAGGCCATGGTTGAGCAAGCACTGGAAACCTTTGGCCGTCTGGATGGCATTTTTGCCAACGCTGGTCGTGGTGGCTCGCCCGGCGGCTTTAGTGAAGCCGACCACGAAGCATGGCGTGAGATGATTCTCACCAATATCTATGGGGTGGGCCTCACTATTCAAGCTTGTTTGCCCGCCCTTAAACGCAGCAAAGGCCATGTATTGCTCACCGGCTCAGCGGCAGGCCGCACGACCATCCCAGGCTCTATGTATAGCGCGACCAAATGGGCGGTAACGGGCATCGGCTATAACCTTCGTGAAGAACTCCGTGGCACTGGCATGCGCGTGACGCTGATTGAACCAGGGATGGTCGACACCCCCTTTTTTGATGAACCGCCGGCCCATGCCCTCGAAGATCGCGACATCGCCAATGCAGTGGTGTATGCGCTTGCTCAGCCTGCCCATGTAGACGTCAATGAAATCCTTATTCGCCCCACACCGCCGCTTGAGTGA
- a CDS encoding LLM class flavin-dependent oxidoreductase, whose protein sequence is MSQLASTALSVLDLAPIRQGGSAAETFRDSVALAQLIERLGYTRYWLAEHHNIAGIASAATAVLIGHIAGQTSTIRVGSGGIMLPNHPPLVIAEQFGTLETLYPGRIDLGLGRAPGSDGATMQAMRRNAHAGVDDFPQLLNELRSYLADAEPQQRVKAVPGQGTHVPIWLLGSSGYSAQLAAKLGLPFAFAAQFAPGYLFEALRLYRDNFRPSEHLDKPHAMVGLPVMAAESDAMAHYLATTAQQKFLNLIRGKPTQSQPPVEQLDWSPMEQAQVSQFLGAAIIGGPETVKAELEEFQARTGADELMINSDFYNHADRLRSYEIVAEVAR, encoded by the coding sequence ATGAGCCAACTAGCTTCCACGGCACTTTCCGTCCTCGATCTGGCGCCTATTCGCCAGGGCGGCAGTGCCGCAGAGACCTTCCGGGATAGTGTCGCCTTGGCGCAATTAATCGAGCGGCTAGGCTATACCCGTTACTGGCTCGCCGAACACCACAATATTGCCGGCATTGCCAGTGCAGCCACCGCTGTTCTGATTGGCCACATAGCGGGGCAAACATCCACCATCCGCGTGGGCAGCGGTGGGATTATGCTGCCTAACCATCCGCCGCTAGTGATTGCTGAGCAGTTCGGCACCCTGGAAACGCTCTATCCTGGTCGTATTGATCTGGGCTTAGGCCGTGCGCCTGGCTCAGACGGTGCCACCATGCAGGCCATGCGCCGCAACGCCCACGCAGGGGTCGATGATTTTCCACAGCTGCTGAATGAGCTGCGCAGCTACTTAGCCGATGCAGAGCCCCAACAGCGCGTGAAAGCAGTGCCTGGCCAAGGCACCCATGTGCCTATTTGGTTGCTCGGTTCCAGCGGTTACAGCGCGCAGCTGGCAGCCAAACTGGGCTTGCCCTTCGCGTTTGCGGCTCAGTTCGCGCCGGGCTATTTATTTGAAGCGCTGCGCTTATACCGTGATAACTTCCGCCCCTCGGAGCACCTGGATAAGCCCCACGCCATGGTCGGACTACCCGTGATGGCCGCAGAGAGCGATGCGATGGCTCATTACCTGGCCACAACAGCACAGCAGAAGTTTTTAAACCTTATTCGCGGCAAGCCGACTCAGTCACAGCCGCCGGTTGAGCAGCTCGATTGGTCGCCGATGGAACAGGCCCAAGTCAGCCAATTTTTAGGCGCGGCCATCATTGGCGGGCCAGAGACGGTTAAAGCAGAGCTTGAGGAGTTCCAAGCACGCACGGGTGCCGATGAACTGATGATTAATAGCGATTTTTACAACCACGCCGACCGTCTACGGAGCTACGAGATTGTGGCTGAGGTCGCCCGATAA
- a CDS encoding GNAT family N-acetyltransferase produces the protein MTTLTFSPVTDDDFAAFWPTFQAIVAAQETYAFAPDISFEAARDLWCKTPNASVVAKDENGQLLGAYYLKANAAGPGDHICNCGYMVTPAARGKGVARAMCEHSQQQARELGFLAMQYNAVVATNEVAVALWQKLGFSIVGTVPNAYRHARHGFVDTYVMYKAL, from the coding sequence ATGACCACACTCACGTTTTCCCCAGTAACGGATGACGATTTTGCTGCTTTCTGGCCTACTTTCCAGGCCATTGTTGCAGCGCAAGAGACCTATGCGTTTGCTCCGGATATCAGCTTTGAAGCCGCCCGCGATCTATGGTGTAAAACGCCAAACGCCAGTGTGGTTGCCAAAGATGAAAATGGCCAACTGCTGGGCGCTTACTACCTAAAAGCTAACGCGGCTGGCCCCGGCGATCATATATGTAACTGTGGTTATATGGTGACCCCCGCCGCACGGGGCAAAGGCGTAGCGCGTGCCATGTGTGAGCACTCCCAGCAGCAGGCCCGTGAACTTGGGTTTTTAGCCATGCAGTACAACGCCGTAGTGGCCACCAATGAAGTGGCCGTCGCCTTATGGCAAAAGCTTGGCTTTAGCATTGTGGGTACCGTGCCTAACGCTTACCGCCATGCGCGCCATGGCTTTGTTGACACCTATGTGATGTATAAGGCGCTTTAG
- a CDS encoding nitrate regulatory protein, which produces MSSAQQLLLTAIRCDIDNLTHLATTVDIVGDISRFIHMLQRERGASTIYLVSQGQRFKTRRDTYRQHSQQAETLMRQRLEALSEEARPQAAARLLRRIAAVWYALDELGALRQAIDTFAITPDAATQAFNQLTSGLLSIVFEAADTSIDPDITRTLVAIFHLMQGKELAGQERACGAFGFTHGHFDEPHRALLNQLMTDQQRCFDTFVEFATPEAQQAWQKELSPRTLSGICHLRDIACQRSSATQSPPKETPDKLGETWYELTTLRIDSMKMVEDALISQLSVLCHRKIAQAEDALEKAKTQPYTYAPAPCEQLLALNDGQPLGDLTANALTSPLGRSLIELTQAQASRLQGLSDELENTRKALRERKLIERAKGLIMAHQEMSEEEAYRFLRKTSMDQSKSMADMAQAILDLSAMLKRKDAKA; this is translated from the coding sequence ATGTCTTCAGCGCAGCAACTGCTCTTAACCGCCATTCGTTGCGATATCGACAACCTTACTCACCTTGCCACCACCGTCGATATTGTTGGCGACATCAGTCGCTTTATTCATATGCTCCAGCGTGAACGGGGCGCATCGACGATTTACCTGGTTTCCCAGGGGCAACGTTTCAAAACCCGCCGCGATACCTACCGGCAGCACAGCCAGCAAGCCGAAACATTAATGCGCCAACGGCTGGAAGCGCTCAGCGAGGAGGCCCGTCCCCAGGCCGCCGCGCGCTTACTGCGCCGGATCGCCGCCGTTTGGTATGCGCTTGACGAACTTGGCGCCCTTCGCCAAGCCATTGACACCTTTGCAATCACGCCCGATGCGGCGACTCAGGCCTTTAACCAGCTGACCAGCGGACTGCTATCCATTGTATTTGAGGCCGCTGACACCTCTATCGATCCCGACATCACCCGTACGCTAGTAGCCATTTTCCACTTGATGCAAGGCAAGGAGTTGGCGGGCCAAGAGCGCGCCTGCGGCGCCTTTGGTTTTACCCATGGTCACTTCGACGAGCCCCACCGTGCCCTGCTTAACCAGCTAATGACAGATCAGCAGCGCTGCTTTGACACCTTTGTAGAGTTTGCGACACCTGAAGCGCAGCAGGCATGGCAAAAGGAGCTTTCCCCGCGCACGCTGTCAGGTATTTGCCACCTGCGCGATATCGCCTGCCAGCGCTCGTCGGCAACGCAATCTCCGCCCAAAGAGACACCTGACAAGCTGGGTGAAACTTGGTACGAATTGACGACTCTGCGTATCGACTCAATGAAAATGGTGGAAGATGCGCTAATCTCACAGCTGAGCGTGCTTTGCCACCGCAAAATTGCTCAAGCCGAGGATGCTTTAGAGAAAGCTAAAACGCAGCCTTATACGTATGCACCGGCTCCGTGCGAACAGCTGCTGGCGCTTAATGATGGGCAACCGTTAGGTGATTTGACCGCCAACGCCTTAACCTCACCATTAGGTCGCTCTCTGATTGAGCTCACCCAGGCACAGGCCAGTCGCTTACAGGGGCTTAGCGATGAACTCGAAAATACCCGCAAAGCGCTAAGAGAACGCAAACTGATTGAACGCGCCAAGGGCCTGATCATGGCTCATCAGGAAATGAGCGAAGAGGAGGCCTACCGCTTTCTGCGTAAAACCTCGATGGATCAAAGCAAAAGCATGGCGGATATGGCCCAAGCTATTCTCGATCTCTCCGCAATGCTAAAACGTAAAGATGCTAAAGCGTAA
- a CDS encoding methyl-accepting chemotaxis protein has product MRNISVKRVIAGALIVLLAMLILLGGMGAMAEREAAKLLAEINEISAQQASAANRAETNLMEVRVRLERMSQHYRNGNENYAERALGEALVGLENSDQRIAELTRLELPSDSDRRPLIDEIVDSYNLIVTDTLRSDLANERYEALDEYRDPINQKFSSFSTAISHFNDYALSRGNQVHSEAQRESVIFGITVGVLILTAIVLYVVVQIVINRLVINPFQRAVRICENIAKGDLTSHIDVLGRNEIGRLYSAMEDMQERLEEMIGTLNQSSEAVASSSKQIASGSQDLASRTEQQAAALQQTAASMDEISSIVRQNADTASQAQQLTQDAAQQANSGKQASERTSLLMRELEETSHKVHDIVQVIDSIAFQTNILALNASVEAARAGEHGRGFAVVASEVRSLATKTSTSSKEIRTMIEDISQRIVVGAEQAAKNGHDMADINEAIRKVTEMMQELALAAKEQESGISQVSTAVSQMDSATQENVSLVEETSTASASLQDEATRLAELVTTFKLKRAANKGTIPTVTTSQHAFAAAHSYPSKKLPSATPDWEEF; this is encoded by the coding sequence ATGCGAAACATATCCGTTAAGAGAGTGATTGCTGGGGCACTGATTGTGCTTTTAGCCATGCTTATCCTTTTGGGTGGCATGGGCGCCATGGCGGAACGCGAAGCTGCAAAGCTGCTGGCAGAAATCAATGAGATCAGCGCTCAACAAGCGAGTGCTGCTAACCGTGCAGAAACAAACCTAATGGAAGTACGGGTAAGGCTAGAGCGTATGTCACAGCACTACCGCAATGGCAACGAAAACTATGCTGAGCGTGCGCTAGGAGAAGCACTGGTGGGTTTGGAGAACTCCGACCAACGTATCGCAGAACTTACTCGCCTTGAGCTCCCAAGTGATTCTGATCGTCGCCCACTAATCGATGAAATTGTCGATAGTTACAACCTTATTGTCACTGACACCTTACGAAGTGATTTAGCCAATGAGCGTTATGAGGCACTGGATGAATACCGTGACCCCATTAATCAGAAGTTCTCCAGCTTTAGCACTGCGATCAGTCATTTTAATGATTATGCACTGAGTAGAGGTAACCAAGTTCACTCTGAAGCACAGCGCGAAAGCGTCATTTTTGGCATTACCGTAGGCGTTCTCATCTTAACCGCGATTGTGCTCTACGTTGTTGTGCAAATAGTAATTAATCGGCTTGTTATTAACCCTTTCCAGCGGGCCGTCAGAATATGCGAAAACATTGCAAAGGGAGATTTGACAAGTCATATCGACGTCCTAGGGCGTAACGAGATTGGCCGTCTTTATAGTGCCATGGAAGATATGCAGGAGCGCCTGGAAGAGATGATCGGTACGCTTAATCAAAGTAGCGAGGCCGTCGCCTCTAGCTCGAAGCAAATTGCTAGCGGCAGCCAAGACCTCGCCTCACGCACAGAGCAACAAGCCGCAGCTTTGCAGCAAACCGCCGCAAGTATGGATGAAATTTCATCAATTGTGCGGCAGAACGCTGACACTGCCAGTCAAGCACAGCAATTGACCCAGGACGCCGCGCAACAGGCGAATAGTGGTAAGCAGGCATCTGAACGCACCAGCCTACTGATGCGGGAATTAGAAGAAACCTCGCACAAAGTCCATGACATTGTTCAGGTGATTGACTCTATCGCCTTTCAAACCAATATTTTGGCACTGAATGCCTCGGTAGAAGCTGCTCGTGCAGGTGAACATGGCAGGGGGTTTGCGGTGGTCGCCAGTGAAGTGCGCTCATTAGCAACAAAGACCTCCACCTCGTCAAAAGAGATACGCACTATGATTGAAGATATCTCACAGCGAATTGTCGTCGGCGCAGAGCAAGCAGCGAAAAATGGCCATGATATGGCAGATATCAACGAAGCTATTCGCAAAGTGACGGAAATGATGCAAGAGCTTGCTCTAGCTGCAAAGGAGCAGGAGTCGGGCATTAGCCAAGTCAGCACCGCGGTATCCCAGATGGACTCCGCGACCCAGGAAAATGTATCGCTGGTTGAAGAAACCAGCACCGCGTCAGCCTCACTCCAGGATGAAGCTACTCGTTTGGCCGAGTTAGTCACGACCTTCAAACTGAAGCGAGCAGCTAATAAGGGTACGATCCCCACCGTGACTACTTCACAGCATGCCTTTGCAGCAGCTCACTCTTATCCATCTAAAAAGTTGCCTAGTGCCACGCCAGATTGGGAAGAGTTTTAG